In Poecilia reticulata strain Guanapo linkage group LG15, Guppy_female_1.0+MT, whole genome shotgun sequence, the sequence ATTAGTTTATGATCAAATTGGATCATATTTAgaaaattcagctgttttttctttccaatgCAAACCTGCCACTCACAATATGGTGGACTagttaatatttcatttctaCTAACGGAGCCAAATCATGGTCTGTTCTTTTGTCCCCACTGTCCCTGATTTCAGCATTTCAAGTTAAGCTCCTTCCATGCCGGACTGTTACTATTTATGGCAGTTTATTCCACCGGCTTACTGTGAAGGAACGCACCCATGAGAAGTCGGTGTGCCTGCCACACGTAGCacataaaacaacaacctctgtttaaagccaTGTGCAGCTTCTGGATCCCTAGGAACAAAGACAGAGAGCAGAGATGGGCTTTAACGCGATGTAAGGTGTTAAACTGGTGCTGGCCTTCATCAGAGCAGTGAATTAATATTTGACAATCCGATTAGAATATGGATGGGTGGAGCTGGAGTACTGAAAAAAAGACCAGAAGGTTATTAATTTACTCGTTGGGTTTATTTGTTGATGTTGTTGCTCTCCAAATAATGTCACATTCCATTTTAGAGGACATTTGAACtggataacttttttttttcttttctatttattcaAACTATAATGTGGTAATCTGGGGGATTTAAATTGggttttcatttagaaatgtctATCGGAACCTTCAAGAACTAAAAGTGCAGTAGTTAAATATGTGATATTTAAATACAATTGTTAATCAATGTCTTAATAGATGTAGCAgtagaaatgtaatatttatacaaaatattaaataaatatgagtggaacaattaacatttaaattgcaGGGTTTCTCCAGTGTATTGTAAGCCTttcgggccaccaggctttacttgcgcacccaccaggctaagcattgtttatttattttagtttcttttttaaatattgcttttttcaatgactttatagttggtgtttaggtattaatcttccagtcttccaaaaacacagaattatcaaatgatattttcaaatttcctgtcaactttaaacattttttaacccaAAAACAATGTGGACCAAGGACGTTTACTTTCTTCTTGAaagtaacctttcagcaagacgtaggagcttgttttatgcaAGTAAAtacttaatgttgatgaaaaagtactatttccattgacagattatttcacttattttacaAGTCAAAGCAGCCAATGGAAGAAGTACTTCTTTCccaattttaagaaattgtttatttaaaacaagttctTACAGCTtgcagaaatgttatttgtaagttaattttgtcttatttcaagtgtattaagatatatGCGtaaaaaactagaccaaaaatacttagtaagagtttatgtttttgctgtgttttatttggccCTTTTGGCCCTCCATAGAGCCAACCAACAACGGCATTAGTGGCTGCCGTTGTTGTTGCtcttgttgctatggttacaaTTTGAATCTTAGGAGACGCCGTCAAAAGTTAgcttacttttaaaatgagtaCAAAACGTTTTGGTTCAAGTATTTAGGGTTTCTTTTTATGTCGTTGGAGTTTAGTAACTGGGAAAGCAGGGGACGCTTTCTGACATTTATTCAGCCGGCAGTTGTCCAGTTTTAGCTAAAGCGGATACAGTTAGCTTCTTACGAAAAATCACTACTCATGGGTTAAATGCCTCAAGAAAAAATGATGTTCGAAACCGAGTTGGTCCAGAATGACCTCAACTGGACTTCGTCAACGGCTGTCTTTGACAAAGACATACAGGGACGCTTTGTCTTCGGAGACCATGATATGAACTTGGAGAGGAAGCTCAGCCTGCCTGAGAAGACCGAGCCAGAGGATGAGCCCACAGACACGCTAAGCCTGAAGGGATCCAGTCTCACTCATGTTCCTGACAGTGTGCTGAAGAACAGCCTGCTCACGGTCAGTCcagtagcagcagcaggtgtATGCTCGGCTTCGTGTTGCCTCTTTCTTTAACAGGATTCCCGTTGTTCCTCAGCGTCTGTGCCTGCAAGAAAATATGATTTCCAGCATTTCAGGATCATTGTTCTCCAGCCTGCCCCAGCTGCAGTGGCTGGACCTCAGAAAGAACATCATTACGTCCCTTCCTGTTGAAATTGGCTCCCACAGGTCAGGTTCTGTTGCATTTACTGTATTTAAATGGGCCAATCTTTAGCAAAAGTATTATACACTCCACATCTGGTCGCCTTATAACACATGGCCATCAGAAAGTAAATTAGTTTTCCCATTTATCAATAGCGGAGGTTTACATTTCTATTCTTGTGTGCGTTGGAGATCAcagttaaaaagtttttgtttttagaaatcacTGCATTTCTATGTTGTTTAATCCACAGGCTTTTCAGCTTGTAACCTCCCCAAAATAGAGCCACATCTGGTGACTCCCATTATAcatgtaaaattatttcataaatacatAGAGTGACATAATTATATGCATCTTTAAAGTGGCATTTTATTAttgaatttcatattttaaaggtttaatttattacCGTATGTTCCAGAGTGTCTTTAGTCAGcggcttcttcaaatttgctCTTTGAATTATTATGAGTTactgcaacatttaattttctttgggatcaataaaatatttttgcatgaattGAATAAATCGCActatttgttgcatttatttagaaattgtcAAACATCAGGTTGTCCATCTTGATGATATGATTTGGTGATGTTCTAATATTGTATTAAGTCaaataaagcacatttcaacaaGGCAGTACAAAGTGGTTTAAACCATTAAAACATCAGATagaaaaaagcaataaacattacattttgtcaaatcctATCATCAAGAAGATatgcatcaaatatgttgatcagtgtttcatttattattaataaaaggCAACTCTAAAGAGCTGAGATTTAGCCTGGATTTAAATTAACTCAGTGTTATATTGGTTTgatgttttctggaagtttgctccagattagaatagcataaaaaaaattaatgctgcttctccatgtttggttctggttctggtgcagAGTAGACCAGAGTCAGAAGACCTGAGTGTTtgaaacaacaactttaaactgGGGTGATgagctctatcttcctggttttagtcagaatgcCAGCAGCAggattctggatcagctgcagttgGAGGACTGATTTTGTTATTCAGACCTATAAAAAcaggatgaatgaatgaatttctgtttttgcataGAATTGCAGGGTCATTAGTAAtttaatcctgaaaatgttcttcaggtgataaaaggctgactttgtaacttttttatgtgtttctgaagGTCTATCACCACACCCAAATTTCAGACCTAACCACTAatttctagctgtaataactgaagctgtgtgctgattctagattgttcctctttagATCGAAACATAACTACTTACAGCTTGACGATTGTTTTTTGATACCGGTTGTGTCATGAAgtttgactgaaaaataaactcaaatgaaCGTCACTATGTTGTGTAGAGGAGAGTCATTGCTTTCAGCCATCTCGTAACCTGTCATTCTGATCATGCAGGTGTCTAACACATCTTCTGCTTGAGGCCAATCCCATCACAGAGCTTCCAGCAGAACTCGGTGAGCTCAGTTCACTCACATGAATTAGTGAGCAACGTTTCACTCTTTGAGACGCAAGGTTTCTCCTTTGTTTCATCACTGCCTCCTGTCTCAAACACACCAGTCACATTCAGTAAACAGATAGTGgcaacatgaaaaataacaaaagattaaaatgaggaatgttgagcatcttttGAAGTTATACTTTGGTGTCAGTTTTACAGATAATGTTTTAACATATGAGCATcacatcatcagcagcagcaggactgaAACCATTGACCAAGTGAAAAACACCCAGACTGATCTGCTCATGTCAGATTTTGATAACtctaaaaagcttttatttctcattaaaataactttttctcataaaattaaAGCATCTTTCTGGTAAAACTGTGTCTTTATTCTTCAgatataattacattatgttTGTAGCTAAACAAGACATTTCTATATCTTGGCCCTGCTTCTCCATTGTACAACTCAGAAAATGGATGATTGAAATGAAACccatattttgaaaatatgtatattttttgtgtaatttcatttttagaaaaaaaaataaattgaaatcaCAAATCAGATCTGGTAtaaaaaaattgagattttgattttaatccatatgcagattaaaaaacccgctttttgaaaatatattttgtttataattcctttttcagagaaaaaattaaaacagaaaaaaacgtgattttgtttttaagctatactaagaatttaaaacaaaacaaatgtgactttattttcacttttcaaaaatatttcctgtttgtaagttctttttcagataaaatcaaattgagtaaaaaaaaaaaacctgactaAAAAACCTTATTAAAATTGGATctgatctgaaaaaaatcatcgattttatttttaagccgtGTCACCCAGCTCTAACACCTGTCTTGTACCACTGAAAGCTGCTACAGCAAACATCCCTTCCCTTTGTTTTGTAGGCAATGTGATTACACTGAGAGGCCTGAGCCTGAGGGACTGCCCCATTCATTTTCCTCCAAAAGAGGTTTTGCAACAGGGATGCTACACCATCTTGCAGCACCTGAGGACTGTTCTGGCAGAGAGGGAAGTCAGCGAGAGGAGGAGCCTTGCAGGTGAATCAAAGGCACCTTAACGGGCCTCGTTCTTCCTAACCATCTGCTCTTTGTCAAAGATAGGACGACTGGGAACAAAAATAGCTTCTTGCCCTGGTACCACTTCGCTGGCGTGACTTGTGTTCCCTTGGAGACAGCTCGTGCCACTCGCCTCACTCCCtctcctatttttttttgttctcctcacTGCTCCAGCTTCCAGCTCTGTAATATTTTTAGCCGGGTGGAAAATGATCGATTACCAGTGGGCTCTAAACAGGAGCTCTCTGCTGTCTGGAGGTAATCACCGTCAGAAGCCCTAGACAGCCCTCCACAGGAGATGCAGCTGATGCACAGTGAGCAAAGCCAGAGTCCTGATCTGATCATTCCTCTCCCCGTTTACAAGGTTATTAACGGAGGCAGAGCTCCGGTCTTCGGAGAGAAAGCTCTTTTTATTAACTGTTGCAGCCTCACAGTGTCAGTCTATAAACATCGGAGCCTTTATTTACACACTCTTCAACCTTTTTTCGGTGTCACAAACCCCGTTTCAGAAGCATTTATTCAATATAGGAATGCAAGTTATcattaatgagttaatctaaagtaaTTTGATAGTATTGATAAGCggccattttcttcttcttgtatCAATAAGGTCGTAACTTTTCCCCAACAAAATCTTATATTTATCTCAATatgctgaatttaaaaagaaaattctccAAGGAGTCCTACATCAAGTCTTTGAGAATATTTGCGGAAAACAACTgagaaatcaaaattaaaacccaAGTCTTTTGCAGCAGAGAAAGGAGAGGCACAAAGTCTCATTGGATATGAGTGTGAAAACTGTGTTAGATGCATTTTGTATGTGTAAAATAGGTGAGTAATGACTTAAATACCAGTTTGTGAAAATCTGCCTTCGGGAAAATGCTAAAAAGTATATATTagtataaaaatgtgctgtAAATGAAAATACCGCAGTTACTGCGGCACATGTTCATGTTGCCATAGAACAACCATTGGAATTTACACACATAAAATCAAGCATAACTACCTTTACTTATTGAGCTTTGATTTGACTATCAATAAGTGTCATTATGACAAAAAAGGAATGTGTACAACCACTTTACTTAATACAGACGGATGTGTGAAAGTTGCTGTCGGTCACAGTTTCAGTCAACTGGACATGAGGTCAGATGCAGGCCTTTCTGGTCTTATTCCAGACTCCGTTTGggttttgaaaatataataaattgtaTTCCGCCCTCTACATGCCCTGGGTAATGCCTGTCGGGATTGCATGTTCCCCACTGACAACGTTGGACCAtgatttcttgttatttttcttaaaacctCAATGACCGCAGTGTGTTGGCAATGTTAACGGAAgttcagttcctccagataAGGGCTGTGTACTTCCATACAAATTGCGACCACCGATTGGTCAGATGCTGATAAACCCTCTAGAGTGATGGACAGGTGGCGTCATGTATCAGCTGGCCCCGCTTCAGGATGACCAGCGgggccctctgctggatggcggccaaactacaacactactAGAAGGTCTAAGCAGGTTTTAGTTAATCAACgggaactaattttaatctaatatacCATTATTTGTGTGCAACCCTAATTCATTATAACCTGCCTGTTGTGTTGTTCGCTGCTGTCACTAGAAGTTTTTTGAACTGTTGCAGCCATCGTGCGCTCTGAGAACACACTCGTAGccgccatgtttgtttctttgccagCTGAGAACGAGCTCCAGCTGGTGAAGCTGCCGGACTCCAGTGTGGATGGATCAGCAGACGAGGACGAGCTGCTGAAGTTCAAGGAGCTCAAATACGAGTTGATGTTGCTGGAAAAAGCAAAGATGTCCTTGGTACCATACAGCAGCCGGCTTCACCCTTTGGACGAAAGGTGGGTTGAAGTGTATGAATGGGATCAGATAGGAAGTAAATGGACATTCAGCGTGCCACACATGTATTTATACCCCATGAACTTATTATAATGTCATGTTTCATCAATGGGATGAACAAGGTTATGTCTTAAGATATATTCAGCAATGCAGTGACTTACTGAGTCTAAACGATGGTCCATCTTTGGGTTTTGGATTATTTCTGCTGTGCAACAGTATGAGGTGCTTCAT encodes:
- the LOC103477347 gene encoding leucine-rich repeat-containing protein 27 is translated as MPQEKMMFETELVQNDLNWTSSTAVFDKDIQGRFVFGDHDMNLERKLSLPEKTEPEDEPTDTLSLKGSSLTHVPDSVLKNSLLTRLCLQENMISSISGSLFSSLPQLQWLDLRKNIITSLPVEIGSHRCLTHLLLEANPITELPAELGNVITLRGLSLRDCPIHFPPKEVLQQGCYTILQHLRTVLAEREVSERRSLAAENELQLVKLPDSSVDGSADEDELLKFKELKYELMLLEKAKMSLVPYSSRLHPLDERKASSTKPVPELQVSGSQYGKKAEAVARREKEREASLKLQKQAKGKAKQKKRQEVDSKWHLEGPSQEPKLCLSTEREEDRSARELERNIRTRVKRLQERHRNTKSTVNQETSATLEDVAEIRRLQARLLERKSQRRNFENPFSPGSWPRLLFK